A stretch of Pempheris klunzingeri isolate RE-2024b chromosome 19, fPemKlu1.hap1, whole genome shotgun sequence DNA encodes these proteins:
- the lyz gene encoding lysozyme C gives MRSLVFLLLVALASAKVYQRCEWARVLKNYGMDGYYGNSLADWVCLTKWESGYNTGATNHNIDGSTDYGIFQINSRYWCDNGQTPTSNACHISCSELLTDDVSVAIKCAKRVVQDPNGIGAWVAWRRHCENRDLTSYLSGCGL, from the exons ATGAGGAGTCTCGTGTTTCTGCTCTTAGTGGCTTTGGCCAGCGCTAAAGTCTACCAGCGCTGTGAATGGGCTCGAGTATTGAAGAATTATGGGATGGATGGTTACTATGGAAACAGCCTGGCCGACT GGGTGTGTCTCACCAAGTGGGAGTCGGGATACAACACCGGAGCCACCAATCACAACATTGATGGATCCACTGACTACGGCATCTTCCAGATCAACAGTCGCTATTGGTGTGACAATGGTCAAACCCCCACGTCGAATGCATGCCACATCAGCTGCAGCG agCTTCTGACAGATGATGTCAGCGTGGCAATCAAATGTGCCAAACGTGTCGTCCAGGATCCCAATGGCATTGGAGCCTG GGTGGCCTGGCGCCGTCACTGCGAGAACCGTGACCTGACTTCGTATTTGTCTGGATGTGGTCTTTAA